The DNA sequence AGAGCGCGAGCGCGAGAAACGCGGCCGGGAAGCGAGCTTCCGCCGGGAGCGAGCTCCCGAGCGCCGCCGCGCCCCAAAGGGCGGCGAAGAGCGCGCCGCGGATCCATCTCCCTTCGTTCATCGGTTCACGATCTCCTCGGTCCGCCGAACCGTCTCTTCACGAGGAAGAGAAGGTTCTGAATGCCGTCCTTCCACATGTTCAGCTTCACCTCGCCGATTCGCTCGTGGTAGTCGATCGGGTGCTCGCCGAACCGCACGTCCTTCGCCAGGATCGCCTCGATCTTCAGCTCCTCCGAGAAGGCCATCCCGTCCGAACCGGGGGCGATCTTCGGGTAGATCGACGAGTAGAACGCCCACATGCCCGATTGCGAATCCCGGATCGCCCGGAGAAAGAGGAGAAGAGTGGCCGCGGTCAGCACCCAGTTGCCGAACCGGTTCATGATCTGCATCGATCCCTTCTTCCGTAAAGGGAATCGAGAGGCCGACACGAAGTCGAAGCCTCCGTCGAGAAGATGGTCGAGAAGCGGGGCGATCTCCTCGACCGGATAGCTCCCGTCGCCGTCGAGCGTGACGACGATCTCCGATTTCGCGGCGGGGATCCCGGTCTTGTACGCGCGCCCGTACCCCTTCCTCTTCTCGTGAATCACCCGCGCCCCGAGATTCCGCGCCACCTCGCCGGTCCGGTCGGTCGAGTTGTTGTCCACCACCACGATCTCGTCGATGAAGGAGGGCATCCGTTCGATCACGTGCCGGACCCCCTCTTCTTCGTTGTAGCAGGGGATCACTGCGGAGACGGTCTTGTTACGGTACATGCGAAGACTCCATCCTCAACGCGAGTCGCTGTTTCGGAACAGCCAGCGCGCGAGAAGCCGCTTCCCGGGGGCGTTCGACCGTTCGAGAAGCGCGCGCTCCTCCGGCCCGAACACCCCGACCCAACGGACGGCGATCGCGAAGAGCACGACGGCCGCGACGAGTAGCGCGAGAAACCCGGGCGGCGAGCCCGCGTAGGGGCGCGCCGGAACGAGGAGAACGAGCACCGCCGAGGCGAGATAGCACCTTCCGAGGAAGCGCCAAGGGATGCCGATCGGTCCGTAGTATTTCCGCACCGCCCAGCCCCGGAGAAACGGCGAGATCCCGACCGCGAGCGCGACCCCCGGGATCGCCCCGGGGAGGCCGTAGCGCGGGATGAGCAGGAGATCGACGCCGAGGTTCACCGCCGCGAAGAGGGCGGAGAGCGCGAGGTTCACGCCGGTCTTCTCCAAGAGATAGAGCGCCATCGAGTACGGGGTCCCGAAGAAGGACACGTGAAAGATCACGAAGAAGATCTGCGCGTAGGGGCCCGAGGCGGCGCGCTCCGCGCCGTAGAGAACCCGCACGAGGAGATCCCCGTAACACGCGCCGAAGAGCGTGATCGGCGTGACCAAGAGGAAGAGAAGCCGGAAGTAGTGGCGCGTCATTTCCGCGAGGCGGGCGCGGTCTCTCGTGTACACCTCGACGAACGCGGCGAGAACGAGCGGCCAGATCGTCTCCGGAACGAACTCGAGAAGAAGCTGCGGGAGCCGGTACGCGATGTCGAAGATCCCCGCCTCCGCAGCGCTCCGGAAGTGGCCGAGGAGAAGCGTTTCCGACTGGCGCCAGGTGACGAGGTTGAGGATCTCGATCGCGAGAAGCGGTAGGGCGTAGCGGGCGATTCTCGATCCTTCCCGCGGGCCCGGCCTTGCGGCAAGCGATTTCCGGAGAAGCGCGACCGCGACGAGACCGAGAAGAAGATGCGGCAACGAGGTCGCCGCGAGCACGCCGATCACTCCCCACCCGGCTCGGAGCGCACCCCAGGTGAGGAGGAGGATGGCGACGCTGAGAAAGCCCTGAAGAAACGCGAGCCGTTTCGTTTGGAACGTCGCGTTTAGCGCGTTCATCGCGAGGGAGAAGAGCAGGTTCCCCGAGAGGAGCGCGAGCCCCGCGAGGAGCGGGGTGCCGATCGGCGTCCCGTAGAGGGCGTCGATCGTCCCCCGGAGCCCGAACGCGAGAGCGACGAAGAGGACCCAACCCGCCGCTTGGAGAAGGCCGCAGAAGCGAAGGAGCCGGAGCGATCCCGCGCCGCTCGACTCCCGCTCGGGGAGATAGCGAAGGATCGCGTTCCCCATCCCGAGACCGATGATCGCCGCCGCGAAGGCGAGCGCCGTCCGCACGATCGCGAGCTCTCCGTACGCTTCCGCCGAGAGAAGACGCACGACGAGCATCGACGCCCCCAGCGAGAAACCGAACCGGAGCGCCTTCGCGAGAAGGCTCCACGGGACCGCCGAAGAGGCCTTGGCCAGCGTTCCGCTCAACGCTCGTCTCCATCTTCCATCCCGCCGTGCGCGCGCGCCGCTTCCGCCTCCACCAGAGACGCGAGATCCTGGATCGACCGAACCCCTTCCGGGATCGGCCGGTTCGAGAGAAGGCATCCGTCCGAGCCGCGCTCCTCGGGGCGGTATCCGTGCATGGCGGCCGGCGGCGCGGATCCCATGAACGAGGGGACGATCACCGTCCCCGCGTCGGCGACGAAGATCGACTCCCCGTACTCTCTCCCCGGGAAGTAGACGCCGTACCGCTTCTCCTCGTCGGTAGAGAGAAGACGTCCTCCTTCCGTCTCATCGAGCAGCGCGCGGATGCTTCGCTCCGCCTCGCCGTTTCGGAACCAGAAGCGGGCAAAGGTTGAATCATAAAATGGAAGGTAGTCCTTCCCCTCGCGGAAGGGGAGGGCGCGCACGCGCTGCATGAGGTCGATCGTCCGCTCGACGTCGACCATCCCGTGGTCGCTGAAGAGAAGAAGGGTCGTCTCGTCGAAGCGCCTCTTCGCTTCGTCCAGGACCGCGCGAAGGCGCTCCTCGTACCGCCGGATCCGCTCGCGCGTCTCGGGGGACCTCGTGCCGTGCTCGTGCATCGTCCCATCGAGCGCGAAGGCATAGAAGAAGAGGAAGGGAACGTCCCCCGCGCGCGCCGAGGAGAGAAGCTCCTCGAAATTCCGATCCTCGGGAGTGCGCCAGAACCAGACCCGATGCGGAATG is a window from the Candidatus Eisenbacteria bacterium genome containing:
- a CDS encoding glycosyltransferase family 2 protein; this encodes MYRNKTVSAVIPCYNEEEGVRHVIERMPSFIDEIVVVDNNSTDRTGEVARNLGARVIHEKRKGYGRAYKTGIPAAKSEIVVTLDGDGSYPVEEIAPLLDHLLDGGFDFVSASRFPLRKKGSMQIMNRFGNWVLTAATLLLFLRAIRDSQSGMWAFYSSIYPKIAPGSDGMAFSEELKIEAILAKDVRFGEHPIDYHERIGEVKLNMWKDGIQNLLFLVKRRFGGPRRS
- a CDS encoding oligosaccharide flippase family protein; the protein is MSGTLAKASSAVPWSLLAKALRFGFSLGASMLVVRLLSAEAYGELAIVRTALAFAAAIIGLGMGNAILRYLPERESSGAGSLRLLRFCGLLQAAGWVLFVALAFGLRGTIDALYGTPIGTPLLAGLALLSGNLLFSLAMNALNATFQTKRLAFLQGFLSVAILLLTWGALRAGWGVIGVLAATSLPHLLLGLVAVALLRKSLAARPGPREGSRIARYALPLLAIEILNLVTWRQSETLLLGHFRSAAEAGIFDIAYRLPQLLLEFVPETIWPLVLAAFVEVYTRDRARLAEMTRHYFRLLFLLVTPITLFGACYGDLLVRVLYGAERAASGPYAQIFFVIFHVSFFGTPYSMALYLLEKTGVNLALSALFAAVNLGVDLLLIPRYGLPGAIPGVALAVGISPFLRGWAVRKYYGPIGIPWRFLGRCYLASAVLVLLVPARPYAGSPPGFLALLVAAVVLFAIAVRWVGVFGPEERALLERSNAPGKRLLARWLFRNSDSR
- a CDS encoding alkaline phosphatase family protein, producing MRRLTIAVLIDAFGWEVLKAHPFLPELEHRKPLRTVLGFSSAALPSLLSGRRPDEHGRWFLYRRNPSETPFGFARLLAPLESTPGVGRRARTAYERCFASFTEIRGYYHLYQVPLRLLPWFDLPERRPVFEPGALDGFPTLFDRIEERRIPHRVWFWRTPEDRNFEELLSSARAGDVPFLFFYAFALDGTMHEHGTRSPETRERIRRYEERLRAVLDEAKRRFDETTLLLFSDHGMVDVERTIDLMQRVRALPFREGKDYLPFYDSTFARFWFRNGEAERSIRALLDETEGGRLLSTDEEKRYGVYFPGREYGESIFVADAGTVIVPSFMGSAPPAAMHGYRPEERGSDGCLLSNRPIPEGVRSIQDLASLVEAEAARAHGGMEDGDER